The DNA window TTTGGTCGCGTTGGCGATCGTGATTTTGACGGCGGTTCCCGCTCTTCTGGTGGTCCCTATGTCGGCGTCACGATTAAACTTAACGAACTCTTCAATGGCTTCGGGCAACAACGCATTCCCCCACCCCAAAACCCACCTTCCCAACCCGTCGCCACCGCTTCTCAGGAGCCAATTCAGAGTTCAGAATTCAAAATTCAAAGTTCCCAACCCTCCTCCCCCGAAACCCAAATTGCCACGACTCCCGAAATCCCAATTCAAAATTCCGACCCTTCCCCACCTTCCCCATCTCCCTCCTCTCCCCTCCTTCCCTCTCCTCCCCCCTCACTCCCTACCCCCGAAATTCCCTTCCCTGGCACAATCCCTAGCTCCGCCTCTTTTCTCAATCAGTAGCGATAGCAGGTGTCAGGTGTCAGATAGCAGATAGCCCGCGATAAAGGGTTTCAACAATATAAAAGACTGCTATATCAGCTTTTAGCTTACCTTTCAGCTTTTAGCCTTTACTCAAACCTCCTTCCCCATCCCCCATCCCTTATTCAAACCCATGACCCGCCCCCTCAAATCTCTCCCTCTAACTTTACTTGGCAGTTCTGCCCTCCTGCTCTGTGTCTTAAGCGGTTGGGTCAAACCTGCACAGGCAGAGGGGAGCCGCAACCTCTTTCCCAATGGGGCACCAGGTTCAAGAGCCAGTCTGGAATGGGTCGCAAACACCCGTTACGGACCGACTGCTCCGGTGGATAATTCCCTGTTGCGGCGCACTCTGCTGCAAGTTTATGCCAATGCGGGCGAGTATATTTTGATGGGGTCAACGGCAGTTGGTGTAAACAGTGGCAATGTGGTGATTTTCAATCCTGGTACGGTAACCGGGAGAGTGGGCAATGAGACAATCCCAGGAACACCGAACTACCAGTGTTCCGCCCAAAGAACCGCAACCGGAAACACGAACCAGGGGCGAATTACCAGCCGTACCCAGGAACTGGCGGGACCCGATACGATTACCAATCCCCTGACTGCCACGCGGGGTAATCAGATTGCTTCTGGCTATGTTCCCTGCTTTTACCAGGCTCCCACAAGTGGCATCTACTATGTCGCGTTTTATGGTCCCTCTGGTGGTAACAGTACCGCAGGCGGTGGCCCTACGGCAGAAATTGACATGATCAACGCCAACAATTTCAACGCCACGCAAGCTACGAGTACCTCTGCCTGGGATGTCACTGTTCGTAGCAGCCTGACCTCAACGACAGATATCAACGGACGGCTGTTTGCCGATTATTTGGCTTTATTTACCAACAACAATGGCAGACCTGTTGAATCAGATATTTACATGGTCACAAAGGATGGCTACCGCTATTTCACGGATCTGAATGGGCTGGATGCAAACGGGTGGGTGATGTATGGTAACGATGTTGGATTTTATGACAGCGATGGGCAAACCCCGCTCTACCATGACGTTGTGGGTGATAGTGCGCAACTCACAAATCTTCAAGGGGGGACGAATTTTGCATTGCCAACCCATATCATCTTTTTCAGCAATCCGATGAGTAATGCGGGGGCAACTGAAGCGATCGCTGCCCGTGGCATCCCACTTGTCCCTACTGCTCCAATGGTCAGCAATGCCAGTTTTACGGGGACTTTCTCAGGCAATACCTCGACCCAGAATACGGGAGGCACCTTTCAGTTTAGTAGTAACGTTCCCGGTAGTTACGAAATCGTTTTGAGTCGAGATGGCGTCAACTTTGACCCCACCCATCCAAGTAACCGTAGATTGACAGGACTGATTACCACGGCGGGCATTCAAACTATCGCCTGGGACGGTAGAGATAACAGTAGTGGCTTTTTCCCTGTGGGTTCCAACTATCCCGTTCGGATTACGGTGCGCAATGGTGAGTACCACTTTCCCTTAATTGATGCCGAAAATAGCATCCGTGGTGGTCCCAGCTTTACGTTGCTAAATGCCGTTAATCCGCTGGGGAATACCACTGGTTTTTACGACGATCGCGGCTACCGGACGATCGGTGGCACGATTGTTGGCACTGTGGGAACCGTCCTTTGCGGTGGATCGCCGCCCAATCCGCCGAATAGCAACATGATGAGCGGATTCAATATGACATCTACCCAACGCGCCTTCGGAACCCCAACTGGGGGAAACACGAATGTCTCCTGTACAGGCTCTTTTGGAGATACAAAAGGTTTGGATGTCTGGACCTATATTCCCAGTACTGCCGCTTCCACGTCCGTTAATATTATCCCCAATACACCCGACCCCACGATCGCCAAAAGTCATACAGGCAGCTTTACCCAGGGCGGTACGGGCACCTACACGATTACTGTTACAAATTCGGGAGGGGTGGCAACCAGTGGCACCGTCACTGTGGCAGATACCCTGCCCACTGGACTCACCCCCACTGCCGCCACTGGCACAGGTTGGAGCTGTGCGATCGCAGGACAAACGGTTACCTGCACGCGCTCTGATGCCCTGGCAGCCCTTGTCAGTTATCCCGCAATTACGCTAACGGTTAGTGTCGCTGCCAATGCCCCCACCAGTGTCACTAACACCGCCACGGTTTCAGGTGGAAATGATGGCAACACGGGCAACAACAGCAGCAGTGACCCAACGACCATTACTGCTGCCAGTGCCACTCCCAGAATTCTCCTGGTCAAGCGCATCACTGCGGTCAACGGAGTTAACATCACCACCACGGTGGATGACCCCGGTTCCACTAACGACAATGCGGCAAACTGGCCCACTCCCGTTGATGCAACCTCTGGCATCAGCACCTATCTGCGGGGGGCAACGAACGGCGGCACTATTAAACCTGGAGATGTTTTGGAATATACGATTTACTTTTTGTCCAATGGCGGTTCTCCTGCAACAAATATCAACCTGTGCGACCTGGTGCCAGGGAATAGCACCTTTATTCCTAATTCATTTAGTAGTTCGCCAGAATCGGGAATTAATTTGGCGATCGGTGCCACTTCTACCAACCTGACCAATGTGCCCGATTCGGATGGGGGGCAGTTTTTCAACGTCGGTGCCACCCCTTCCGTTTCCTGTTCTGCTGCCAACACCAACGGGAGCCGTGGTGGTGAATGTGGTCAAAAGCCCCGCAACGTTACCCAACGCCACTGCCCCCGGCACCCCGAATAATTCCTATGGTGCGATTCGGTTTCGTGCCAGGGTGAATTGAGCTGTCAAATATCAGGTGTTAGGGGGCAGGGAGGGGGGTAACATATGCTCTAAAATCTGCTGCCAGTGTTCTGAATCAATGCTGGGTTCAGCAATCAAATCCATAGAGTGTGGACCTGTCGTTGGTCAGCCCAAGATTTGCTCAGACTGATGATTCACAAATTTGGTCTGTCCTGTTCTATTGTAAAGCGTGATCATGACTGGCATAGGATCGACGATCGCTTGCAAGAGCCATTTTTGTTGATTGAATAGCAACAAATATCCAAGTGCAACAACACGTTCGCTAGTGATTAATGTGATGTGCCCAAAGCTGGTTATCCGATGAAACAGTTTGATACATTAGCTCCCAGGAATAATGCAAATTTTCTCCACTTTTGCTTTCATCATATCCATCAGGAGTCCAAACTCCATTCGGGTCATTTACCCAAACACCTGTTTCATCAAAACCTCGGAGTAAAATGACGTGTCCTGATTGCGTCAACTGGGTATGCACTACTACGGGCAGCCCACTTGCAATCCAGGTTTTAATAAAACCCCAATTGCTGTTGTAACTAAAACTATCCTGACATCCATAGGCTTCAACAACTTTGGCTAAATCGAGTGGCGCATGACGATCTAAATTATGGTGATCGCAGTAAGCATCAAGTTCATCGGGATAGCGCATTTGGGGATGTTGTTGAGGAACACCTAAATAGGCTAAATCCATTGCGATCGCCGTTACATTGCACGATCCCCCTGGTGCTTCCTGGTTGTCATTTTGGTCGTAGTAATCATAGTGGGGGATGGGTAAATTAACCGATGTTGGGAGCAGGTTCAAGGGTTTTCCATCTTGCAGAATTTCAACATGGGGTCTAAATACATACCAGGTGTTATGTCCCTGGTAAGCAAGCTGTTTTCCTTGAGCGTCCACACCCAGTGAAACTTTAATGTGGCTGCCAACAACTTCATAACTGGAGATGGGTAATATTGTCCCCGCAGAAATGGCTTGCTTTTGGTTCTCTGGCAGCGTTGCACTCTGGGCTGTGCTTAGTTTAAACCAGGTATCGTGGTCAATTTTAAGTGTATAGATCATGATGCAAATATTCACTACGAGCTTTTCTGGTAGTGCAATCCTGTGGGTCTCAACCCTGTGTCGATCGAAACCTGGGCGTTTCTCTACATAAAACTCCAGTTCTAGACCTAAAAACGATTCAGACTAATTTTTCTTTGTCAGGAATGATGGAAGCGTTGCAATTTCACCCTGATCTAATTGATGCAGCCGTACCTTAAAAGATAGAAAGACATCGTTAATAGAACGCCAATAGAACGCCAATAGAACGCAAACGGATGGAAATCAGAGAGTTTCAACAATTTTCGTAACTCCCAATCATTTTATTTACTAACCAGCAATATTTGATCTTGCATTCCGAACTGCCCTCATCCCCCAACCCCTGCTCGTACAATATGCTTGCGTTGAGGACGACTTCCCTGGGAGAAATGCACAAACTTTTGTGAATAAATCCGGAGGTTACTGAGAACCCGTGCATAACCGAAATAGGAATGATATGTGAAGCTGTAAGGCAGCGAATCTATTTGGGCAATCACCTGCATGGGCGATTGTTTAGACGAAAGGTCAAAGAGTAATCTTGTAAACCGTTTGAGCCGCGCTCAAATTTCTACCGCATAAAATTCCAGGTGCTTGATTGGATGCAGATCCATTTAAGCGTGAGCAGGAATCATCAATGATGAACCGCGATCGTCACCATTAACCAACCGCAGATCAGGACGGTTTCGTTACTCAAAAACACGTGTAAGTTTGAAGGAATTCAATATGTCTGTTTTAACCGGAACGGTGCAAAGTGCGTCGTCAGGTTTAGTTGGCTTTGACACCGATACAAAGTTGGATTTGACAACTGCCAAACTCTTTCGCCAGAGCGGGTATTATTTTTGCCTGCGATACATCTCCCTGGCAACGGAAGATGATGATGATTTAGATCACGATGAAGCTCAGGCAATTCTGGATGCAGGGTTAGCCCTGATGCCCGTGCAGCACGTTCGATATGCTGGATGGATGCCTGATGAATCAATGGGTGCCCAAACAGGGCAAGCCGCAGCGGACAATGCCATTCACGTAGGCTTTCCATCAAAAGTTAATGTCTGGCTTGATTTGGAGGGAATTAGCTCCGACGCCACAGCGGCTACCGTCGTTGCCTACTGCAACAGTTGGTATGATGCCGTTGCCCAGGTTGGATATCTACCTGGACTTTACGTAGGTGCTAATTCAATTCTTGACAGTCAACAGCTTTATAACGATTTGAAGTTTCAACACTACTGGCATTCCCTCAGCATCGTGCCAAATGTGGCAGTACGAGGTTATCAAATGATCCAATCGGATGGCGGTACGGTGCATGGGGTTGGCATTGATAAAAACCTGACTCAAGCCGATGCCAGCCAGGGCCAGGTGCAGTGGTTGATTCAGCAGGGATAGGGTTTAGCAGCGCTAAATCGTTTCAGTCTATGTCTTATTTTTCAGAGGATGAATCCGATGATTTCAACGACTCTTTGTTTAGAGTGTCGATCGCTGTGTGCGAGCGTCGCTGCTTATGGAATTGATCCAACGGGCAAATATATTCCCCTAAACCCCTATTACCATGCCGTTGGGTTTCTTGCCCCACCTGTTGCATTTGCAGCCGGAGACGATGATATCGATGCCTGCCTGGTGGGTACAACCGATCAGGGTGTGGTGCTTGCATTCCGTGGCACGATCCCGCCAGACATTCATGATCAACAAAGTCTGCTGGACTGGATCAGTGATTTAACTGCTGAACCGATCGCGGTACCTGGGATTCCAGGCAAAGTGCATGAAGGTTTCTGGGAAGATTTGTCAACCCTGTGGGAACCTGTGGTGAAGGAGATTAAACAACAAATGAATGCGAGTGGGAAATCATTGCCGCTTTATATCACAGGTCACAGTAAAGGGGGTGCCCTATCCAGTCTGGCGGCATTTCGGCTCAAGCTACAGGAAGGCATTGTTCCCACGGCTGTTTACACCTATGCTTCTCCCCATCCAGGGGATACCACCTTTGCCAGCCAATATCAATTAGTGATTCCCAATCACATCCGTTATGAATACGGCAATGACATCGTTCCCCACGTCGTTCCCGATGCGGCATTTATTGATGCGATCGCTCAGATTCCTGAATTGGGCAAATTCTTTAAAGGCATGGAAACCTGGGATTACAGCCCGGTTGGTACGCTCAAGTTTATCCAATGGGATAAGAAAACCATTGACAGTGATTCTCTAGAACTCGATGTAGAACGGCTAGCTAGACTGGTTGGGGCGATCGCAGAATGCCGCTTTGAGGCGATCATCGCTGCCCATTCAGCAAGTTGTGGAAGTGGTTATATGAGTGGAGTCTGTCCATCGGGGGTCTGTGTATAACAGTCCCTGCCCTGCTCAAAGTTGTATCGGTAGAACCGGATGATGGGACATTTCCCGCTGTTGGATATTGCCATTGGTCTGACGTTGATTTATACCTTCTTAAGTTTGCTGGTCTCAGAGTTAACAGAATTCATGACGACTCTGTTGCGATGGCGAGCGCATCACCTACAGCAGGGCATAATGACGCTGTTAGGTGAATCGTTGGCTCTCAGGTATCATCCCGATCAATTTAAGAACACGGTGACTGGCAAACTGTACTATAGTTCCTTGATTGCTTCTATCACCCAGCGAACAAGACAGTACAGGCGATTCGTCGGTCCTTCCTACATTCCCTCAACGGTGTTTGCTGATGCACTGCTTGAAGTTTTGCAGACTCTACCTGAGGTTGAACGTCAACAACCTCAACTGCAACAGGGGGTGGATCAATCTATGAGCGAACTGGCTCGGTTGATGGCTAAAGTGGAGAATTCAGACCAGCTCCCTGCTCGCTTAAAAGACAACTTGAAGCGGTTAGCGAATCGAACTCAAATGCAGGCTAAATCGACTGAACTGCAAATGGAACAGTTTAGGCATGAAATTGCGTTCTGGTATGAACATTCAATGGAGCGGCTGTCTGGGGCATACCGCCGTAAGGTTAAAGCGTTTACAGTTCTAATGGGTTCCATTCTGGCAATTCTAATTAATGCCGATTCTCTGTATATGCTCAGGAGAATCAGCGAAAACACAGCAACGCGATCGGTGATTGTTCAGAATGCAGTTCAGATTCAGGGATGTCAGGAGGATCTCAGTTCAGCACAATGTATGAACAAAATGGCGAAGTTATTAGATAGCACCACCGTTCCGATCGGCTGGCATCCGGTCAATTTTCAACAGCAGTTCCCCCAATTCAATCCGATTGTTCTGCTGAAGGTATTTCTCGGCTGGTTGTTGACAGGCATTGCGATTTCAATGGGATCTCGCTTCTGGTTTCAAATTCTTGATCAACTTGTTCACGTTCGTGAAACCGGAGAAAAACCAACTGCACTAGAAAAGCAGTAATACTAATTTGACGTGAAAACGCGACAAATCTGGTAGGGCGTTTGGCCAAACGATCTTACAGGATGTTGCTGTGTCATGAAGACTATTTAATTTGGGATAACCACAAGATCTAGAGGAGTGAAATCACTGTAATTAAATAGCCACCAGATCAGGGACATTTAGCAGTTCTCATCCCAAGAAAGTTTCAACCTCGGAGCAATACGTGGAGAAATTTCCTCTGCTGGATATTATCATTGGACTGTCCTTGATTTATACATTTTTAAGTCTGCTTGCATCGGGGCTGGTAGAATTTGTTGTCGTAGTTTTACGATGGAGAACCCAATATCTGAAGCAAATTATTATCACTTTGATGGGTGAATCTTTAGAACGAGGTGATGATCCAGACCAATTCAAAAATACGATCGCAGGCAAGCTTCTGGATAGTTCACAAATTATCTCTGCAACTCAGCCTATCAATCGACGCAATCGCTCGATCGTCCTGCCTGAAGTTTCTCCCCAGGTATTTGCAAATGCACTGCTGGATGTTTTGCAAAGTTTGCCCCAACCCGATGATCCAGGGACAAACCACAAATCAGCTCCTACAGAGGCAATCGTCCAGCTCAAGGCGATCATTCGATCCTCTCCAGATTTGTCCCCCCAGTTGAAAGAAAATTTACAGCGAATCATCGATCGTGCTCAAAGTATAGAACCTAATTCTGAATACCAATTGTTGCGTGTGAAGTATGAGATTGGTCTTTGGTTTAGCCATGCAATGGTACTAGCACCCAACACCTATAAACTCCATTTCAAAATGGTTTCATTTTTCGTCAGTTTAGGGCTGGTGATGGCAATCAATGTTGATTCACTTTATATCATTAGAAGAATTAGCGAAAATACGGCAACGCGGGCAGTGATTTTGCAAAATGCAACTCGAATTCAGGGATGCCAGAATAGCCTTAATTCACCAAGATGTAAAGAACACATTTCCTTGCTGATGGAGAGTACTACCCTCCCGATCGGATGGCAGGCTTCAAATCGACGGAAACAGTTTGCTCAACTCAACCACATCATTATTTTGAGAACGATCGGCGGTTGGTTTCTGACCAGTCTTGCCGTTGCCATGGGGTCTCACTTCTGGCTGCGGCTTCTCAGGCAGTTTAGTGCTTTTTGGAGCAAAGACCGCAAACCCAATTAACTGATCTCAACTGCGCCCAATGCTTTCAAGGTTGCGGTTTGAGCTTCAGTTAAACCCATCACGCCCGTAATATTCATCCCTTCGTAGGGGCGATCAACTTGAAGAATTTGGGTGCATTTACCTGTGTCAACTTCCCAGATTCGAATCAGGTCATCGGCTCCACAACTGGCAAGCAAATGTCCAGTGGGTTGCCACGCCACAGCCCAGAGGGAGTTGGTATGTCCTTCAAGTCGCTGTAGACACTGACCTGTTTTCACATCCCAGATCTGAACCGTCGAGTCGCCACCCCCACAGGCAACCCTTTGTCCATCTGGACTCCAGGCAATAGAGAAGATCCGCATTTGACTGACCGACAACACCTTCAAACACTCCCCCGTTTGAGCATCCCAGAGTCGCGTCGTTCCATCCTCACTGCCCGTTGCCAACACGTGTCCATCAGGGTTCCAGGCAACAGACCAAATCCAGCTATTATGCCCCGACAATTTTTTGAAACCTAAGGTGTGGTTATCGCTGCCGCTAGCGATAACCACACCATCGGGACTCCATGCCAGTGCCCAGATGCAATTGCTCTGCCCCCGTAACTTTTTGAAGCAGTCACCCGTGGCAATATTCCATAATCGGATGATGTAGTCATCTGAACCAGCGGCAAGGGTTTGACCATCGGGACTCCAGACCAAGGTCCAGATCGTGTTGCAGTGCCCCTGCCAGGATAAAAGTAACTGACCATCAACCGCCCGGCGCACAAAAATACTGCCGCTCCCGTCCCCATTCGCCAACCATTTGCCATCCGGACTGAAGGCAAGGGAGAACGAAATTTTAACGATTTGGGTGAATAAGGTTGCTTCAAATTGACTATTTTGAAAATTGACGGATTGAAGCCACTGTCCCTGAAGCTGGGCATTTCGCAGGGTAAGCTGGGAAAAGTCATAGCCGGTCAGATCAATTTGCAAATGGCAGGAAAGATTAATCAGATTACCTGAGGCATACACCATTGAAGTAGACTGATTTTGCAGCAGCCTGAGAATTTCCTGCAATTGTGTTTCAATTTTCGCTGGTGTCTCGATTTTAGTTTGCAATTGAGTGGCAACACCTGTCACAATTAACCGCTGCTGGGTTTCTCTGATGTATTCTTTGGCATTTGTTTTGAGTAACGCATGATTGCCCAAGACATCGATCGTTTGATTAGCGATTTCATTTCCTACCTGCTCTACTAATGCATCCGTGACATATTCCATGACGATAGGCTGGAGCGTATAGCTTCCCTGTCGTCGTTCAATTAAATTTCGCCAGCTTAAAGATTCCAGCACCTCCAGCAGTTTAGCGCGGGGCACTGGAGGGGCTGTATCTGTGGACAACTCTGCGATCGTCGTCCATTCTCGGTTGATGGCTAACCAACGCATGATGCTTTGTTCTAAGGTGGAGAGCCGCTCAAACTGTTGCTCTAGCAACCGTCGAATCCCGCTGAACAGAACCACTTCTTGCTTAAGAAATTCTTCAATGTCGCCATCTAATAGATCCTGAATTGAACTGGCAACAATTTTCAACGCGAATGGATTGCAACTATACCGTTCTGCTAACTGTTGTTTCTGCCCTGGAGAACCGAACAATCCCCTATTCTCCAGCAATGCCCGCGCCGTTGTCCATGATCCAGCAACCGGGAAAGTTTGCACGGTCTGGTTGCCTTCCATTGCCGCCACTTCAGCCAGTTTTTCTCGGCTGGTAAGCAGGACACAGCTCTGGTGCTGCACTTCTCCAAGCAGCTTGAACAGTTCGCTGTAATTCTCATAACCCGGACGATACTGCCCGGCGCGATTGCCTTCCTGAAAAAGGGTTTCGACATTATCCAAAATCACCAAACATCGGTGCGATCGCAGCCAGAACAGCAACCGTCCAATGTCGGCTTTGCTGTCCTGCTGGTCAGACAAAAATGGCACCAGATCCGCCAGCAGGGATTCCAGCGGTGGGGCATTTCGCAGCGATCGCCAAATCACATACTCAAAGTTAGCCTGCACCATTTGAGCCAGTTTGACCGATAGAGCTGTCTTGCCCATGCCACCCATGCCCAACAGCAGAATCATGCGATAGCGATCTTGAACCATCCACTGTTGCAGCGTTGCAATTTCCGTTTCCCGACCGTAGAAGATAGAAATATCAATGGCTTCACCCCAGTCGCAGTTGGTAGTCGGAGTATGGAAGTCCCCTGAATCGGTCAGCGAGATGAAGCTTGAGTTTGCCTTCCCTTCCGCGGGTGGTTCTGTCTTGAGCCGATCCCATTGGCGATCGCAACCGGCTCGAATACGCTCGTATAATTCGGTTGTTTCTGCCATTGGCTCGACGTTAAATTCATCTGCCAGAATTTGACGGCAGCTTTCATATTGCGTCAGAGCTGCCTGGCGCTGCCCCGTACAGGCAAAAAAAAGCATTTGCTGTTGATGGGCAGTCTCCCGCCACGGATCGAACGCCAATAGCTTACGGGTAACCGTTAATCCGGCAGCATAATCCTGTTGCTGAAGGTACTGTTCAGCTAAGCTATGTAAGCCGTCGATCGCCAACTCCCGTAACCGTTCCCGCTCCATCAGTGCCCAGTTTTCAAATTCCGGCGCGTCCGGCACATAGAACCCCTCCAAAAAGTCTCCCTGGTATTGAGTCACTGCTTCAGAGAGAAACTGGAGGTTGGTGGTTTTGGGGTGGGTTGCGATCGCCTGAATCACTTCCACGTCCAGGCAATAAGGGCATTCTCGATTAAATTCAATAGTTTGCCGGGTAATGATCAGGTGCGACCCGACCAGTTGCCGCAGGTTGGGCAGCACTGTTCGCAGATTCTTCAGTGATTGACTGGATGGCATATTCTGCCAGAACAGCTCTGCCAGCATTTCACGGCTATGCAGTTTGCCAGTTACGGCAATATAGATCAATAATGCTTGCGCCTTACGGCTAATAAAGTGGGTGAGCGGCTGTCCATCCAGGCTGATTTGGGGGGAACCCAGGAGTTTTAAAGTTAAATTTTGATACACGAATAACATTACCTTTTGTTAAAAGGGGCTGACAGATACAGTCCTGAAATCATTCGTGAGTATAGGCGCGAAGGGGTTTTTCCCCGTATAGGGTTAAACCCCCGCATTTTAGTGATGCTTTAAGTAAACGCCAGTAGAATGCAGTTTTTGTAACGAATGGTTAATTTGAATGGTTGGCAGGAAGGTTGATAAGGTTCTTTTTTGAGGTTTTGAACCCTCAAAAGATGCCTGTCAGATTGCTAACGTCCACCCTGAACCAGTCTCTACCCTGTAAAGGAATCTGGAATGAAATAAAATAAAGGTTTTATTTTTGAAGAACGGTAGTATTAATTTTTACAGGGGTAATCCCCAATGTCAGGACAAGGTAGCCCACCTGAGCCTTACGAAATGTTGCGAATTGACCTGGATAGGCTGCCGCTGTCGGCTGACTCAGATTCTGCCCACGCCTGCCCCATCTCCGGGAAGTCCCCTCCTTACAGAGGATGGGGGATTTCTTCTACAGGAGTCCTGACACCGTTGGCGATCGCTTGGCGTTTGATGGGCGACCCTTAGGCGATCGCTTTTTATAACTGTTTAGGTTGCATCAAATGTGCCAACCAGCAGGAGGGCTGAACTGTGGCGAAACATTTGGCCCCCTATCGAACCTATATCATTCGCTGTTGGGAAGAACAACGTTCTCAATCAAGCACCAGTATCTACCGTTTCACGTTGGAGATTCCTGCCACTGGAGAGCGATTTGGGTTCACCCAATCGCAGAAATTAATTCAAGCATTGGAGCTTGCCCTTGCCCACATTCAGACCCAGACAGAGCCAGATGCCGCTCTAGAGGATGAACCTGATTAGATCTTCTAGGGCGTGCTTTAAAACCTTCGGGTTCGTTTCCTTGACGCTTGGTGATCCCCCTAAATCCCCCTTAAAAAGGGGGACTTTGAATGGTTTGGCTCCCTCCTTTTTAAGGAAGGTTGGGGAGGATCAAGGGTTTTAAAACACTGCTTAGTGTTTTGCCAGGGCGCTCATGGGTAATGCGCTGAAGGGAAGGAGGGTGAACAGGTGGGAGAGTACGAAAACTTAACTTAGAAGGAGAAAGCAACCATGAAAACCCTGGCTACCCCTACAATCGAGGCTGTTTCTGATACTCTGTCCTCTGTTTCTGTTGCTCAGGTGAGTGCAGGCAATATTTCAACCCAAAATCGCTTAATGGCAGCACTTCAAATGAATCCTCAGAAGGTGTCTGCCCCCAATGATCCGGCGATCGCCGCTTTACTGCAATCCTTAAACGCTTCACCTAAATTTAGGCAACGGGCAAATGGTAATCGGCGTGCCAGACGCAGCATTCGGATTAAGCGAATGTATCCGAAGTCCCATCTTCGTACTCAAAGACACGCGAAAGGATTTGGGTGGAAGCTGACGCAGACGACCAATCCGCCGAACCATCCAAATCATCCAAATCATCCAAATCATCCGAATCATCCAAATCACCCGCACCATCCAAACTGCTCGGATGATTCTAAGGTGCTGCGTTCCCATGCGGCTCAAACTGCCATCGATCGCTACAGTAATGCCGATTCTCTGATTGAAGGCATTCAGCCTACTTTTACCCAAATTGC is part of the Kovacikia minuta CCNUW1 genome and encodes:
- a CDS encoding DUF11 domain-containing protein — encoded protein: MTRPLKSLPLTLLGSSALLLCVLSGWVKPAQAEGSRNLFPNGAPGSRASLEWVANTRYGPTAPVDNSLLRRTLLQVYANAGEYILMGSTAVGVNSGNVVIFNPGTVTGRVGNETIPGTPNYQCSAQRTATGNTNQGRITSRTQELAGPDTITNPLTATRGNQIASGYVPCFYQAPTSGIYYVAFYGPSGGNSTAGGGPTAEIDMINANNFNATQATSTSAWDVTVRSSLTSTTDINGRLFADYLALFTNNNGRPVESDIYMVTKDGYRYFTDLNGLDANGWVMYGNDVGFYDSDGQTPLYHDVVGDSAQLTNLQGGTNFALPTHIIFFSNPMSNAGATEAIAARGIPLVPTAPMVSNASFTGTFSGNTSTQNTGGTFQFSSNVPGSYEIVLSRDGVNFDPTHPSNRRLTGLITTAGIQTIAWDGRDNSSGFFPVGSNYPVRITVRNGEYHFPLIDAENSIRGGPSFTLLNAVNPLGNTTGFYDDRGYRTIGGTIVGTVGTVLCGGSPPNPPNSNMMSGFNMTSTQRAFGTPTGGNTNVSCTGSFGDTKGLDVWTYIPSTAASTSVNIIPNTPDPTIAKSHTGSFTQGGTGTYTITVTNSGGVATSGTVTVADTLPTGLTPTAATGTGWSCAIAGQTVTCTRSDALAALVSYPAITLTVSVAANAPTSVTNTATVSGGNDGNTGNNSSSDPTTITAASATPRILLVKRITAVNGVNITTTVDDPGSTNDNAANWPTPVDATSGISTYLRGATNGGTIKPGDVLEYTIYFLSNGGSPATNINLCDLVPGNSTFIPNSFSSSPESGINLAIGATSTNLTNVPDSDGGQFFNVGATPSVSCSAANTNGSRGGECGQKPRNVTQRHCPRHPE
- a CDS encoding C39 family peptidase; the encoded protein is MIYTLKIDHDTWFKLSTAQSATLPENQKQAISAGTILPISSYEVVGSHIKVSLGVDAQGKQLAYQGHNTWYVFRPHVEILQDGKPLNLLPTSVNLPIPHYDYYDQNDNQEAPGGSCNVTAIAMDLAYLGVPQQHPQMRYPDELDAYCDHHNLDRHAPLDLAKVVEAYGCQDSFSYNSNWGFIKTWIASGLPVVVHTQLTQSGHVILLRGFDETGVWVNDPNGVWTPDGYDESKSGENLHYSWELMYQTVSSDNQLWAHHINH
- a CDS encoding lipase family protein translates to MISTTLCLECRSLCASVAAYGIDPTGKYIPLNPYYHAVGFLAPPVAFAAGDDDIDACLVGTTDQGVVLAFRGTIPPDIHDQQSLLDWISDLTAEPIAVPGIPGKVHEGFWEDLSTLWEPVVKEIKQQMNASGKSLPLYITGHSKGGALSSLAAFRLKLQEGIVPTAVYTYASPHPGDTTFASQYQLVIPNHIRYEYGNDIVPHVVPDAAFIDAIAQIPELGKFFKGMETWDYSPVGTLKFIQWDKKTIDSDSLELDVERLARLVGAIAECRFEAIIAAHSASCGSGYMSGVCPSGVCV
- a CDS encoding DUF1906 domain-containing protein; the encoded protein is MSVLTGTVQSASSGLVGFDTDTKLDLTTAKLFRQSGYYFCLRYISLATEDDDDLDHDEAQAILDAGLALMPVQHVRYAGWMPDESMGAQTGQAAADNAIHVGFPSKVNVWLDLEGISSDATAATVVAYCNSWYDAVAQVGYLPGLYVGANSILDSQQLYNDLKFQHYWHSLSIVPNVAVRGYQMIQSDGGTVHGVGIDKNLTQADASQGQVQWLIQQG